Proteins from a genomic interval of Erwinia sp. SLM-02:
- the mqo gene encoding malate dehydrogenase (quinone), producing the protein MSNSRRFIPVLSLSALLVCSASYAETPVNQKTDVLLIGGGIMSASLGTWLQELQPDWKQLMVEKLDGVALESSNGWNNAGTGHSANMELNYTPERADGSIDVSKALDINEQFMISRQFWTAQVKRGILNDPHSFINSTPHMSFVWGDANVNYLTKRYQALQQTTLFQGMKFSTDQNQIKQWAPLVIEGRDPQQKVAATWTPVGTDVNYGEITRQLIGSLKKDKNFTLETSAEATEFARNADNSWHVTITDVKSGEKHSVDAKYVFIGAGGGALKLLQKTGIPEADNYAGFPVGGSFLVSENPEITKQHQEKVYGQASVGAPPMSVPHLDARFLDGKRVVLFGPFATFSTKFLKNGSLFDLLSTTTTSNFMPMTHVGMDNFDLVKYLVGQVMLNDDDRFAALKEYYPNARKEDWKLIQAGQRVQIIKKDADKGGVLKLGTEIVTDQQKTVAALLGASPGASTAAPIALNVVKKLFPEQFNSPEWQSKIRAIVPSYGQQLNGNVALTQQVWDDTAATLQLTTPPVIQMDHSTDAAPQAQPEKRAESAKQDMAL; encoded by the coding sequence ATGTCTAATTCCAGAAGATTTATTCCCGTTCTTTCCCTGTCAGCGCTGCTTGTCTGTTCTGCCAGTTATGCTGAAACGCCGGTCAATCAGAAAACCGACGTGCTGCTGATCGGCGGCGGCATCATGAGTGCTTCACTCGGCACCTGGTTACAGGAACTGCAGCCAGACTGGAAACAGCTGATGGTTGAGAAGCTGGACGGTGTCGCCCTCGAATCTTCCAACGGATGGAACAACGCCGGTACCGGCCACTCGGCCAATATGGAGCTGAACTACACGCCGGAGCGCGCGGATGGTTCCATTGACGTCAGCAAGGCGCTGGATATCAACGAACAGTTTATGATCTCCCGTCAGTTCTGGACGGCGCAGGTTAAGCGCGGCATCCTCAACGATCCGCACTCCTTTATTAACTCCACGCCGCATATGAGCTTTGTCTGGGGTGACGCCAACGTTAACTACCTGACCAAACGCTACCAGGCGCTGCAGCAGACCACCCTGTTCCAGGGCATGAAGTTCTCCACCGATCAGAACCAGATCAAGCAGTGGGCACCGCTGGTGATTGAAGGCCGCGATCCGCAGCAGAAAGTCGCCGCAACCTGGACCCCGGTCGGCACCGACGTTAACTACGGCGAGATCACCCGCCAGCTGATCGGCAGCCTGAAGAAAGATAAAAACTTCACGCTGGAAACCTCTGCGGAAGCCACCGAGTTCGCACGCAATGCCGACAACAGCTGGCATGTGACCATCACCGACGTGAAAAGCGGTGAGAAGCACAGCGTTGATGCGAAATACGTGTTTATCGGTGCCGGCGGCGGCGCGCTGAAGCTGCTGCAGAAAACCGGCATTCCGGAAGCGGACAACTATGCCGGCTTCCCGGTGGGCGGTTCCTTCCTGGTGTCTGAAAACCCGGAAATTACCAAACAGCATCAGGAAAAAGTTTACGGCCAGGCTTCCGTGGGTGCGCCACCGATGTCCGTTCCTCACCTGGACGCCCGCTTCCTTGACGGCAAGCGCGTGGTGCTGTTCGGACCGTTCGCGACCTTCTCTACCAAGTTCCTGAAAAACGGCTCGCTGTTCGATCTGCTGAGCACCACCACCACCAGCAACTTTATGCCAATGACCCACGTGGGCATGGACAACTTTGACCTGGTGAAATACCTGGTCGGCCAGGTGATGCTGAACGACGATGACCGCTTTGCCGCGCTGAAAGAGTACTATCCGAACGCGCGTAAAGAAGACTGGAAGCTGATTCAGGCCGGTCAGCGCGTGCAGATCATCAAGAAGGATGCGGATAAAGGCGGCGTGCTGAAACTGGGTACGGAAATCGTAACCGATCAGCAGAAAACCGTGGCGGCCCTGCTGGGTGCATCCCCGGGTGCCTCTACCGCTGCGCCAATCGCCCTGAACGTGGTGAAAAAGCTGTTCCCTGAGCAGTTCAACAGCCCGGAATGGCAGAGCAAAATCCGCGCAATCGTGCCGAGCTACGGCCAGCAGCTGAACGGTAACGTTGCGCTGACTCAGCAGGTGTGGGATGACACCGCAGCAACCCTGCAGCTGACCACGCCGCCGGTGATTCAGATGGATCACTCAACCGACGCGGCCCCACAGGCTCAGCCGGAAAAACGCGCGGAAAGCGCAAAACAGGATATGGCGCTGTAA